A portion of the Streptomyces sp. NBC_01335 genome contains these proteins:
- a CDS encoding ferredoxin has protein sequence MSVDTTLCMGSGLCALALPEVFDQDDVDGLVVLLDPEPPRELHDDVAEAVNRCPVQAISATAP, from the coding sequence GTGTCCGTGGACACGACGCTCTGTATGGGGTCGGGCCTGTGCGCCCTGGCCCTGCCCGAGGTGTTCGACCAGGACGACGTCGACGGCCTGGTCGTCCTGCTCGACCCGGAACCGCCGCGGGAGTTGCACGACGACGTGGCCGAAGCCGTCAACCGCTGTCCGGTGCAGGCGATCTCGGCAACCGCCCCCTGA
- a CDS encoding cytochrome P450, translating into MSAEPVPMHPIERRRPFDPPQELMEWQSGEPLRRMRYPDGHVGWVITSHELARTMLTDPRFSARSDFKRAPVHRPGTEPFFGVPAAPGWLVDMDPPEHTRLRQQLAGQFTARRMRELRPRLVEIVDGLLSAMERGGPGVDLVETFALPFASQVICELLGVPSVDRAEFQRNSRILFNLHSTAADTSGALERLYATIRSIAAGGREAGGTPGLLQALAKDGTLDTEEIAGVGVLLLTAGHDSTTGSLALSVFALLSHPDQLARLTADPSIVDNAVEELLRYLTVFHFGVPRTPLEDLEFAGRRLGAGDSITVSLSAANRDPRWFQDEADRLDLTRRTTGHVAFGYGIHQCLGQNLVRMEMRTALPALFQRFPALTLAVPAEDIPLSTDMSVYGVHRLPVVW; encoded by the coding sequence TTGTCCGCGGAACCGGTGCCCATGCACCCGATCGAGCGTCGCCGGCCGTTTGATCCGCCCCAGGAACTGATGGAGTGGCAGTCCGGCGAGCCGTTGCGGCGCATGCGCTACCCCGACGGACATGTCGGCTGGGTGATCACCAGCCACGAGCTGGCTCGCACGATGCTCACCGACCCCCGGTTCAGCGCGCGTTCGGATTTCAAGCGGGCGCCCGTGCACCGCCCGGGCACCGAGCCGTTCTTCGGCGTCCCGGCCGCCCCCGGATGGCTCGTCGACATGGATCCCCCGGAGCACACGCGGCTGCGGCAGCAACTGGCGGGCCAGTTCACCGCGCGCCGCATGCGCGAACTACGGCCGCGGCTGGTGGAGATCGTGGACGGGCTGCTGTCCGCCATGGAGCGCGGCGGACCGGGCGTGGACCTCGTGGAGACTTTCGCGCTTCCCTTCGCCTCCCAGGTGATCTGCGAACTGCTCGGTGTCCCGTCCGTCGACCGCGCGGAGTTCCAGCGCAACAGCCGGATCCTGTTCAACCTCCACTCGACCGCGGCGGACACCTCTGGGGCCTTGGAGCGGCTGTACGCCACCATCCGCAGCATCGCCGCGGGCGGCAGGGAGGCAGGCGGAACACCAGGACTCCTCCAGGCGCTGGCCAAGGACGGGACCCTGGACACGGAGGAGATCGCCGGAGTCGGCGTCCTGCTGCTGACCGCAGGACACGACTCGACCACGGGATCGCTGGCGCTGAGTGTGTTCGCGCTGCTGTCCCACCCTGACCAGCTAGCCCGACTGACGGCCGATCCTTCCATCGTCGACAACGCAGTGGAGGAGCTGCTCCGATACCTGACGGTCTTTCATTTCGGCGTGCCCCGAACGCCGTTGGAGGATCTCGAGTTCGCGGGCCGACGGCTCGGGGCCGGTGACTCGATCACCGTCTCGCTGTCCGCCGCCAACCGTGACCCGCGCTGGTTCCAGGACGAGGCGGACCGGCTGGACCTCACCCGGCGTACCACCGGACACGTGGCCTTCGGCTACGGCATCCACCAGTGCCTCGGCCAGAACCTGGTCCGGATGGAGATGCGCACGGCCCTGCCCGCGCTCTTCCAGCGGTTCCCCGCGCTCACCCTGGCCGTCCCGGCCGAGGACATCCCGCTCTCCACCGACATGAGTGTGTACGGGGTGCACCGCCTGCCCGTCGTCTGGTGA
- a CDS encoding glycine amidinotransferase, which yields MSLNSFDEWSPLREVIVGSAENYVSHERELSFELFFHDNIAGDNGAARLEWYYPRLRSRDEKQATGGTRVPVKRRYVDELNEDLRGLADTLTSLGVTVHRPTDVAPETASVRTPAWSASVVPPLNLRDNTLIVGDEIIETSPMIRSRYFETQLLKPVFQEYFQRGARWSVMPRPLMTDASFDLSYARSSTAGGPMEPIEDPRPSRYDVGHEMLFDAAQCLRLGRDIVANVSTRNHELGVDWLERHLEGRFRIHRVHKLSDSHIDSMVLALRPGTLLCRSEAVLDYLPEPLRKWDVIVPPAPESYNFPQYADDDLILTSRYIDLNVLSVSPDTVLVNEACPELMRELERHGFTVVPVRHRHRRLFGGGFHCFTLDTVRDGGLEDYLV from the coding sequence ATGTCGCTCAATAGCTTTGATGAATGGTCACCTCTCAGGGAAGTGATTGTCGGCTCGGCGGAAAACTATGTTTCGCATGAGCGTGAGCTTTCTTTTGAGCTTTTTTTCCACGACAACATCGCGGGGGACAACGGCGCCGCCCGGTTGGAGTGGTACTACCCGCGACTCCGCTCGCGCGACGAGAAGCAGGCCACCGGCGGCACCCGGGTTCCGGTCAAGAGGCGTTACGTCGACGAGTTGAACGAAGACCTGCGGGGCCTGGCCGACACCCTCACCTCGCTCGGGGTGACGGTGCACCGCCCCACGGACGTCGCCCCGGAAACGGCCTCGGTGCGCACTCCGGCCTGGTCCGCCTCGGTCGTGCCGCCGCTCAACCTCCGTGACAACACCCTGATCGTCGGTGACGAGATCATCGAGACGTCACCGATGATCCGGTCCCGGTACTTCGAGACCCAGTTGCTCAAGCCTGTGTTCCAGGAGTACTTCCAGCGTGGCGCCCGCTGGTCCGTCATGCCCAGGCCGCTGATGACCGACGCCTCCTTCGACCTGTCGTACGCGCGCTCCAGCACGGCCGGCGGTCCGATGGAGCCGATCGAGGACCCTCGGCCGTCACGCTACGACGTCGGTCACGAGATGCTTTTCGACGCGGCGCAGTGCCTGCGCCTCGGCCGTGACATCGTGGCCAACGTCTCGACACGCAACCACGAGTTGGGCGTCGACTGGCTGGAGCGGCACCTGGAGGGCCGCTTCAGGATCCACCGTGTCCACAAGCTCAGCGACAGCCACATCGACAGCATGGTGCTGGCACTGCGTCCAGGAACGCTGTTGTGCCGCTCCGAGGCGGTGCTGGACTACCTGCCGGAGCCGCTGCGGAAGTGGGACGTCATCGTCCCGCCGGCGCCGGAGAGCTACAACTTCCCGCAGTACGCGGACGACGACCTGATCCTCACGAGCCGGTACATCGACCTCAACGTGCTCTCGGTGAGCCCGGACACCGTACTGGTCAACGAGGCATGCCCCGAGCTGATGCGCGAGCTGGAGCGGCACGGCTTCACCGTCGTCCCGGTTCGCCACCGCCACCGCCGGCTGTTCGGCGGCGGCTTCCACTGCTTCACCCTGGACACCGTGCGTGACGGCGGGCTCGAGGACTACCTCGTCTGA
- a CDS encoding methyltransferase: protein MPSQQKNSPEYQQFDFLMNAPALFNAAATAAELRIFIFLSENPGSDFEAICEFTGVPPHQLRVLLQGVCAAGLMERSEGKYRNSAVAQDLLASDEPDSWAHTLIGWKEIYYPAFGQMTKALKAGTNTALESYPGDEPTLYKRLTRNPELEGVFHKAMAAFTLASINDLVEREEFGTVKHLLDIGGGDSTTTARLLDRYPQMRSTAFDQPSVSGLAHGKEAQKFLDRIDLVTGDFFDTPFPEGADAVLFSHVLGIFSAEQIGTLLKKAYDVLPSGGRIFIYDYNVTEDETKGIYGARLGLYFNILASGTGMAYPAEDFEGWLAEAGFENISTVAELDYEHGFHIGVKP from the coding sequence ATGCCAAGCCAGCAAAAGAACAGCCCTGAGTACCAGCAGTTCGACTTCCTTATGAATGCGCCGGCTCTGTTCAACGCCGCCGCAACTGCGGCGGAACTGCGCATTTTCATTTTCCTTTCGGAAAACCCGGGCTCTGATTTCGAGGCCATATGCGAGTTCACGGGCGTACCGCCGCACCAGCTCCGGGTCCTGCTCCAGGGCGTCTGCGCGGCCGGTCTGATGGAGCGGTCTGAGGGCAAGTACCGCAACTCCGCCGTGGCCCAGGACCTGCTGGCTTCCGACGAGCCCGACAGCTGGGCGCACACCCTCATCGGGTGGAAGGAGATCTACTACCCCGCCTTCGGCCAGATGACCAAGGCCCTGAAGGCAGGCACGAACACGGCCCTCGAGAGCTACCCGGGCGACGAGCCCACGCTGTACAAGCGGCTCACCCGGAACCCCGAGCTCGAGGGTGTGTTCCACAAGGCAATGGCCGCCTTCACGCTGGCCTCGATCAACGACCTGGTGGAGCGCGAGGAGTTCGGTACGGTCAAGCACCTGCTGGACATCGGCGGCGGCGACTCCACCACCACCGCGCGGCTGCTCGACCGCTACCCGCAGATGCGATCGACCGCCTTCGACCAGCCGAGCGTGTCGGGGCTCGCCCACGGCAAGGAGGCGCAGAAGTTCCTCGACCGGATCGACCTCGTCACCGGTGACTTCTTCGACACCCCCTTCCCAGAGGGTGCTGACGCGGTGCTCTTCAGTCACGTCCTCGGCATCTTCTCAGCCGAGCAGATCGGCACCCTGCTGAAGAAGGCGTACGACGTGCTGCCCTCCGGCGGGCGCATCTTCATCTACGACTACAACGTCACGGAAGACGAGACCAAGGGCATTTACGGCGCCCGCCTTGGCCTCTACTTCAACATTCTTGCCAGTGGTACCGGTATGGCGTACCCGGCCGAGGACTTCGAAGGCTGGCTCGCCGAGGCCGGTTTCGAGAACATCAGCACCGTTGCGGAACTCGACTATGAGCACGGGTTCCATATCGGCGTCAAGCCCTGA
- a CDS encoding DUF6002 family protein: protein MFVSNSLARYYEHVQAALRDLLDGRQGGNPAEFTPGVELPRLTPAVQEFLSVSDVSVASLPSYDGRNLALLDLMSNPATMTTKTFASLVIVARAVRFIQDTGERLTIVTPSSANKAIALRDAVLRAVNCGLVEADQLNIVVLVPEDSVAKLRRTGLYSDPYLRARNPIAVLGRDRTPGAVKDIARGFVDAHSEELSRGHKTHLWYTLQLENYLAADIVRALSEAEFFPAAADRPRLHAHAVSSAYGLLGHAYGRTRLPEADRVGTPDPRYFLVQHLGAPDMVLSLYNDGSTNPENMPTYSLQPETGLYTQERDPHFPAFTYDPHEALDSTFYTRTPPTSTRMNELIQGQGGGGLVVSLAECLQRYAQVRNILSEAKVRLPADPRALREWSLVMAVTGVLTGIDRGLIGEQDILVHGSGSYSTADFDSLGIHDTHLVEDVAALHQLALTAVKQ, encoded by the coding sequence ATGTTCGTAAGCAATAGTCTGGCCCGGTACTACGAGCACGTCCAGGCGGCACTCCGCGACCTGCTCGACGGGAGACAGGGCGGTAATCCCGCCGAATTCACGCCTGGCGTCGAGCTGCCTCGTCTCACGCCGGCCGTTCAGGAATTTCTATCGGTCTCCGATGTGTCCGTTGCGTCGCTTCCTTCCTATGACGGCCGGAACCTGGCACTGCTCGACCTGATGAGCAACCCGGCCACCATGACGACGAAGACCTTTGCGTCGCTGGTCATCGTCGCCCGGGCCGTGCGCTTCATTCAGGACACCGGTGAGCGACTCACCATAGTCACGCCTTCGTCGGCGAACAAGGCCATCGCGCTGCGGGACGCGGTCCTGCGGGCCGTCAACTGCGGCCTGGTGGAAGCCGATCAGCTCAACATCGTGGTCCTCGTCCCGGAGGACTCCGTCGCCAAGCTGCGCCGCACCGGGCTGTACAGCGATCCGTACCTGCGCGCGCGTAACCCGATCGCGGTGCTGGGCCGCGACCGCACCCCCGGCGCAGTGAAGGACATCGCCCGGGGTTTCGTCGACGCTCACAGCGAAGAGCTGTCCAGGGGCCACAAGACCCACCTGTGGTACACCCTCCAGCTGGAGAACTACCTCGCCGCCGACATCGTACGAGCCCTGTCGGAAGCCGAGTTCTTCCCGGCGGCGGCCGACCGACCGCGACTGCACGCGCATGCCGTCTCCAGCGCCTATGGCCTTCTCGGACACGCCTACGGCCGCACCCGGCTCCCCGAGGCCGACCGCGTCGGCACGCCCGACCCCCGCTACTTCCTCGTCCAGCACCTCGGCGCACCTGACATGGTGCTGAGCCTGTACAACGACGGCTCGACGAACCCGGAGAACATGCCCACGTACTCCCTGCAGCCCGAGACCGGGCTCTACACGCAGGAGAGGGACCCGCACTTCCCGGCCTTCACGTACGACCCGCACGAAGCGCTCGACTCCACCTTCTACACCCGCACCCCCCCAACCTCGACCCGCATGAACGAGCTGATCCAGGGACAGGGCGGAGGCGGGCTCGTGGTCTCGCTCGCCGAGTGCCTCCAGCGGTATGCACAGGTCCGGAACATCCTGAGCGAGGCGAAGGTGCGCCTCCCCGCCGACCCGCGGGCGCTGCGCGAATGGTCGCTGGTGATGGCCGTGACGGGAGTCCTCACCGGCATCGACCGGGGCCTGATCGGCGAACAGGACATCCTGGTGCACGGTTCGGGCAGTTACTCGACCGCCGACTTCGACAGTTTGGGCATCCACGACACGCACCTCGTCGAGGACGTCGCGGCACTCCACCAGCTGGCCCTCACCGCCGTCAAGCAGTGA
- a CDS encoding HelD family protein, with the protein MTSSSPEEPPRPTELSREQAYLDLLHGRLGALREETGSELRAVLSESSGTAQGQVERGAAAERLARKLLTLETAESRLCFGRLDRADDDRFYIGRIGVPGAGPDDDPLLIDWRAPAARPFYTATAAAPQGVRLRRHLHTRNRRVLRLDDELFDDTSGVPDDVQLSGEAVLLATLQHGRTGRMHDAVATLQAEQDEIIRSPHAGVMVVQGSPGTGKTVVALHRAAYLLYSHERLQRTGALVVGPNSVFLEYISQVLPGLGETSVLLSSVGGLYPGLSASAEEPAASAEIKGRLVMADVLDRAVRARQAAVTGPVDALIGGEHIRLSRDFLADAAARATEDGRQHNLARPEFRDILFEELADRLARVIGDIEVGFEEILAGEMDVQALDRAVQEDLASVFGLDARAYDFRARLPAEFAERKANWLHALPRDPDARRLMDSLWPLLSPEQLLDDLYTDPARLDEAAPQLEEEDRALLVRERGAPWTPSDVPLLDEAAELLGYDDRAETERQAARRATQREYAQGVLDIARGSRDADGTADEQLHAADLVTAEQLAGWHTQTDLRTVAERAAADRTWVFGHVIVDEAQDLSPMTWRLLVRRCPTRSFTVVGDAAQSSDAAGATSWREALEPFFGTRWRLSQLTVNYRTPGEIMEASRQVLKAISPELLPARAVRHGAEPPRCAGTTPEEFPAGLAEAATAAARRAAGGRTAVVVPTADLERLAAAVAARIPDVSWGVDVDLERDVVVLSVRQAKGLEFDSVVVADPQGMLDSSARGLSDLYVALTRASRSLHVLHPGPLPEVLSHLAQDPS; encoded by the coding sequence ATGACCTCTTCGTCGCCGGAAGAACCGCCCCGACCGACCGAACTCAGCCGCGAACAAGCCTACTTGGACCTGCTCCACGGCCGACTGGGTGCCCTGCGCGAGGAGACCGGCAGTGAACTGCGCGCCGTCCTGAGCGAGTCTTCCGGGACCGCGCAGGGACAGGTGGAGCGCGGAGCCGCGGCCGAGCGGCTCGCCCGCAAACTCCTCACGCTGGAGACCGCCGAGAGCAGACTGTGCTTCGGCCGACTGGACCGCGCCGACGACGACCGGTTCTACATCGGTCGTATCGGCGTGCCGGGCGCCGGTCCCGACGACGACCCCCTGCTCATCGACTGGCGCGCCCCCGCCGCCCGCCCCTTCTACACCGCCACGGCCGCGGCCCCGCAAGGCGTGCGCCTGCGCCGGCACCTGCATACGCGGAACCGTCGCGTGCTGCGGCTGGACGACGAACTGTTCGACGACACTTCGGGCGTGCCCGATGACGTCCAGCTCTCCGGCGAAGCCGTCCTCCTGGCCACCCTCCAGCACGGCAGGACCGGCCGGATGCACGACGCGGTCGCCACCCTCCAGGCCGAGCAGGACGAGATCATTCGCTCACCGCACGCAGGCGTCATGGTGGTCCAGGGCAGCCCAGGCACCGGCAAGACGGTCGTCGCCCTGCACCGCGCCGCCTATCTGCTCTACAGCCACGAGCGGCTGCAGCGCACCGGCGCCCTGGTGGTGGGCCCGAACTCGGTATTCCTGGAATACATCAGCCAAGTGCTGCCCGGTCTCGGCGAGACCAGCGTGCTGCTGTCCTCCGTCGGGGGGCTGTATCCCGGTCTCTCGGCATCGGCCGAGGAGCCGGCGGCGTCCGCCGAGATCAAGGGGCGCCTGGTCATGGCGGACGTCCTCGACCGTGCCGTACGGGCGCGGCAGGCCGCCGTCACCGGGCCGGTCGACGCGCTCATCGGCGGCGAGCACATCCGGCTGTCACGGGACTTCCTGGCCGACGCGGCTGCCCGTGCCACCGAGGACGGTCGGCAGCACAACCTGGCCCGGCCGGAGTTCCGCGACATACTCTTCGAAGAGCTGGCCGACCGGCTGGCCCGCGTCATCGGCGACATCGAGGTCGGCTTCGAGGAGATCCTGGCCGGCGAGATGGACGTCCAGGCCCTCGACCGCGCCGTGCAGGAAGACCTGGCCAGCGTGTTCGGACTGGATGCCAGGGCCTACGACTTCAGGGCGCGGCTGCCCGCCGAGTTCGCCGAACGCAAGGCCAACTGGTTGCACGCGTTGCCCCGGGACCCGGACGCCCGACGACTGATGGACTCCCTGTGGCCACTTCTCTCCCCGGAGCAGCTGCTGGACGACCTGTACACCGACCCTGCACGCCTCGACGAGGCCGCGCCCCAGCTCGAAGAGGAGGACCGGGCCCTGCTGGTGCGGGAACGGGGCGCGCCCTGGACCCCGTCCGACGTACCCCTCCTCGACGAAGCCGCCGAACTGCTGGGGTACGACGACCGTGCCGAGACCGAGCGGCAGGCGGCCCGCCGAGCCACCCAACGGGAATACGCCCAAGGAGTCCTGGACATCGCGCGTGGCTCCCGGGACGCGGACGGCACCGCGGACGAGCAGCTGCATGCCGCCGATCTGGTGACCGCCGAACAGCTCGCCGGGTGGCACACGCAGACGGACCTGCGCACCGTCGCGGAGCGTGCGGCGGCCGACCGGACCTGGGTCTTCGGCCATGTCATCGTCGACGAGGCGCAGGACCTCTCCCCGATGACCTGGCGCCTTCTGGTGCGCCGCTGCCCCACCCGCTCCTTCACCGTCGTCGGTGACGCGGCGCAGTCGAGTGACGCGGCCGGCGCGACGTCCTGGCGAGAGGCCCTGGAACCGTTCTTCGGCACGCGCTGGCGACTGTCCCAGCTCACCGTCAACTACCGCACCCCCGGCGAGATCATGGAGGCGTCCCGACAGGTGCTGAAGGCCATCTCGCCCGAACTGCTGCCGGCGCGGGCGGTACGCCACGGCGCCGAACCGCCGCGCTGCGCAGGTACCACGCCGGAGGAGTTCCCCGCCGGGCTGGCCGAGGCCGCGACCGCTGCGGCCCGCCGCGCGGCAGGGGGCCGCACTGCGGTCGTCGTCCCCACCGCCGACCTGGAACGGCTCGCAGCCGCCGTCGCCGCGCGGATCCCCGACGTCTCCTGGGGCGTTGACGTCGACCTGGAGAGGGACGTCGTCGTGCTCAGCGTCCGCCAGGCCAAGGGGCTGGAGTTCGACTCGGTGGTCGTGGCCGACCCCCAGGGGATGCTGGACAGCTCCGCCCGGGGCCTCAGCGACCTCTACGTGGCGCTCACCAGGGCAAGCCGGTCCCTCCACGTGCTCCATCCCGGCCCGCTGCCGGAGGTCCTGTCCCACCTGGCACAGGACCCCTCCTGA
- a CDS encoding MFS transporter, whose product MSTTQAPPLRQITGFRNFWLSRAVSGLGSAITTVALPVLVFQESHSPLLVSLVAAAGTLPYLAFGLIAGAVADRMDRRTLMIVTDCLSALSLASIPAAWALDILTVTHVVVVAFLSSSLSLFFDAGVYGFIPDIVGKDKLTQANSAIYGAETVVRIAGNAVAGALIALMNPVGTLALDALSFACSALFIRAVTNVAFRPAGSGGKRPGFRESVTEGLRFLADHRTLRTMTVVGTLQSFSGGAIVGQLVVFADRVLGIHGSDGRIGLLYMAWSAGGIGGSLLLPRLRKRFEAFPLLLGVLPIGALLGLVVVVTTDWRISLVALAAWGTAYLVVLVNTMTYSQEVTPSELQGRVNTTRRMLSSGLGVPLGALVASSITVSVGIRAGMATAVVSIALAAVVVWVVQLRRLLSPAAEA is encoded by the coding sequence ATGTCGACCACTCAAGCTCCGCCCCTCCGGCAGATCACCGGATTCCGGAACTTTTGGCTCTCCCGTGCCGTGTCCGGCCTCGGATCCGCCATCACCACCGTCGCGCTGCCCGTCCTGGTGTTCCAGGAGAGTCACTCCCCCCTCCTGGTCTCCCTCGTCGCGGCTGCCGGGACCCTGCCCTACCTCGCCTTCGGCTTGATCGCCGGTGCGGTCGCGGACCGAATGGACCGGCGCACCCTGATGATCGTGACCGACTGCCTGAGCGCCTTGAGCCTCGCCTCCATACCGGCCGCCTGGGCTCTGGACATCCTGACGGTCACCCACGTCGTGGTGGTCGCGTTCCTCTCCTCCAGCCTCTCGCTCTTCTTCGACGCCGGCGTGTACGGCTTCATCCCCGACATTGTCGGCAAGGACAAACTCACCCAGGCCAACAGCGCGATCTACGGTGCCGAGACCGTCGTCCGCATCGCCGGCAACGCCGTCGCGGGCGCCCTCATCGCGTTGATGAACCCCGTGGGCACGCTCGCCCTCGATGCCCTGAGCTTCGCCTGCTCCGCCCTGTTCATCAGGGCGGTCACCAACGTCGCCTTCCGCCCGGCCGGTTCGGGCGGCAAGCGACCGGGTTTCCGGGAATCGGTGACCGAGGGCCTGCGTTTCCTGGCCGATCACCGTACGCTGCGGACCATGACGGTGGTCGGCACGCTCCAGTCGTTCTCCGGCGGAGCCATCGTCGGCCAGCTCGTCGTCTTCGCCGACCGTGTCCTCGGCATCCACGGCTCTGACGGGCGTATCGGCCTGCTCTACATGGCGTGGAGCGCCGGGGGCATCGGCGGCTCCCTGCTGCTTCCCCGGCTGCGCAAGCGCTTCGAGGCCTTTCCGCTGCTTCTCGGGGTGCTGCCGATCGGCGCGCTCCTCGGACTCGTCGTTGTAGTCACCACGGACTGGCGGATCTCCCTGGTGGCCCTGGCGGCGTGGGGAACGGCCTACCTGGTCGTACTGGTGAACACGATGACCTACTCCCAAGAGGTCACGCCCTCCGAGCTGCAGGGCCGTGTCAACACCACACGCCGCATGCTCTCCTCGGGCCTGGGAGTCCCGCTTGGCGCCTTGGTCGCCAGCAGCATCACCGTGTCCGTCGGCATCCGGGCCGGCATGGCCACGGCTGTGGTCTCCATCGCCCTGGCCGCGGTCGTCGTCTGGGTGGTACAGCTGCGCCGCCTCCTGAGCCCCGCGGCGGAGGCATAG
- a CDS encoding TauD/TfdA family dioxygenase: MPQDTALPVLGSYTGRIEGADGTRLVVYEGSGTRPETERGRTEDWVVEHGAALTGLLDTVGAVLVRDCVHSPEQLAGVARHFGGELLSYTERSTPRSAVSGGVYTSTEYPASETITQHNESAYARVFPHRLFFACFQSAETGGETPLADVREVTRRLPSDLLDRFRKLGVAYHRSYREGMGLTWQETFQTKDCAEVERYCVEHGIDLTWTDYGLRTSQRGPALVTDPGTGEECWFNQAHLFHVSNLPAATREALGELFPEEEMPRTATYGDGSPISDEEMARVREAFGACTYAFPWQRGDLMVVNNLLQSHGRRPYTGERRTLVAMTGQVTVARRADGAAVFDGPVLVDRA; this comes from the coding sequence GTGCCACAGGACACGGCGCTGCCGGTGCTCGGGTCGTACACGGGACGGATCGAGGGAGCCGACGGTACCAGGCTCGTCGTCTACGAGGGATCCGGCACGCGACCGGAGACCGAGCGCGGACGCACCGAGGACTGGGTGGTCGAGCACGGCGCCGCGCTGACGGGCCTGCTCGACACCGTCGGCGCGGTGCTGGTGCGGGACTGTGTGCACAGCCCCGAGCAACTGGCCGGAGTAGCACGGCACTTCGGTGGCGAACTGCTCAGTTACACGGAGCGCTCCACGCCCCGCAGCGCCGTCAGCGGAGGTGTCTACACCTCCACGGAGTACCCGGCGTCCGAGACGATCACCCAGCACAACGAGAGCGCCTACGCCAGGGTCTTTCCGCACAGGTTGTTCTTCGCCTGCTTCCAGTCCGCCGAGACCGGGGGTGAGACCCCGCTCGCCGACGTGCGCGAGGTGACCCGGCGTCTGCCGTCCGACCTGCTGGACCGCTTCCGGAAGCTCGGTGTCGCCTACCACCGGTCCTACCGCGAGGGGATGGGCCTGACCTGGCAGGAGACCTTCCAGACCAAGGACTGCGCGGAGGTCGAGCGGTACTGCGTGGAACACGGTATCGACCTCACCTGGACCGACTACGGGCTGCGCACCTCACAGCGCGGCCCGGCCCTGGTGACGGACCCGGGCACCGGAGAGGAGTGCTGGTTCAACCAGGCGCACCTCTTCCACGTCTCGAACCTGCCCGCCGCCACCCGGGAGGCGCTCGGCGAGCTGTTCCCCGAGGAGGAGATGCCCCGCACCGCCACGTACGGCGACGGCTCGCCGATCTCCGACGAGGAGATGGCCCGGGTCCGCGAGGCTTTCGGCGCCTGCACGTACGCCTTCCCGTGGCAGCGCGGCGATCTCATGGTCGTCAACAACCTGCTCCAGTCCCACGGCCGACGCCCCTACACCGGGGAGCGGCGGACCCTCGTCGCTATGACCGGCCAGGTCACCGTGGCGCGGCGCGCCGACGGCGCGGCGGTCTTCGACGGGCCGGTGCTGGTCGACCGAGCCTGA